Sequence from the Pirellulales bacterium genome:
TTGGTGTGGCGCCACGGCCTGGCAGTCGACGAGAGCGGTGAGCGGCTCGCTTTCGGCTCGACCAGCGGCGGTTTGTGGATCTCGGAGGACGGCGGCGATTCGTGGGCCATGCCGGAGGCGCGGCTGCCCCCGGTCGCCGTCGTGCGCTTTCCGCCGGTGTGATACTCGAAGGAGGACAGACCGATGCGATTTATGATGTTGGTCAAGGCCAGCAAGGATTCCGAAGCCGGCATGATGCCGGACGACAGTCTTATTGCCGCGATGACGAAGTACAACGAGGAGATGGCGAAGGCCGGAATCCTGCTTGATCTTGCGGGTCTGCAGCCCAGCTCGAAAGGAGCACGTATAAAATTCTCCGGCGGAAGGCCCACCGTCGTCGACGGCCCGTTCGCCGAGACGAAGGAGCTGATCGCCGGTTACTGGCTGATCCAGGTCGACTCGAAGCAACAAGCGATCGACTGGGCCAAGCGCTGCCCCTCTCCGCACGGCGACGGGGCGGAAGGCGAGATCGAGCTTCGCCAATTGTTCGAGCTCGATGATTTCGGTCCAAGCCCGGCAATCGAGGACGCACGCCGGCTCGAGAGCGAACTGATGAAGAAGAAATAGGCAACCGGCGATACGATCGTGACTTTGCTGCAAAACCGGCGATGCGGCGGCGTGACTTAGCTTCGTGATCGGCGCCCGATGAAAGGTCGGATGATTAGCCAATACGGCGACCCCCGGGCACGCCGCTTCAGCGCTTAAATAGCCTGGTGAGCGTGAAGTTGAGTCTGATACTGCTTCGTGCTGAAGACGCTGCGCACCTCGCCGAAGTCGGAGGCGAGCGTTAGCCGCCATCACCGGCGAGCGCGGCTCCTGAGCACCGCTCCGCGCCATCCGGCGAT
This genomic interval carries:
- a CDS encoding YciI family protein, which encodes MLVKASKDSEAGMMPDDSLIAAMTKYNEEMAKAGILLDLAGLQPSSKGARIKFSGGRPTVVDGPFAETKELIAGYWLIQVDSKQQAIDWAKRCPSPHGDGAEGEIELRQLFELDDFGPSPAIEDARRLESELMKKK